From Nicotiana tabacum cultivar K326 chromosome 22, ASM71507v2, whole genome shotgun sequence, one genomic window encodes:
- the LOC107781916 gene encoding putative membrane protein At4g09580 produces the protein MRNRVTRTHSRSSSLPASLLLSSMAAPRGLVVDTTRDEEMNLGLLSESPTGKRYKEGKFPLSRWEFAAAIAVFVVFSIGLFSIYLTMPAAEYGKLKLPRSLSDLRMLKDNIGMYAQVYPAKFILGYCSTYIFMQTFMIPGTIFMSLLAGALFGVLRGLFLVVFNATAGASSCYFLSKLIGRPIVNWLWPEKLRFFQAEIAKRRDKLLNYMLFLRITPTLPNLFINLASPIVDIPFHIFFTATLVGLIPASYITVKAGLALGDLKSVKDLYDFKTLSVLFLIGFISIIPTILKRKKIYE, from the exons ATGAGGAATAGGGTGACACGTACCCACTCACGTTCATCATCATTGCCggcatcattgttgttgtcatcaaTGGCTGCACCAAGGGGTTTGGTAGTGGACACAACAAGGGATGAGGAAATGAACTTAGGTTTGTTGTCGGAGTCGCCCACGGGTAAAAGGTATAAGGAAGGGAAATTTCCATTGTCAAGGTGGGAGTTTGCAGCAGCTATAGCTGTATTTGTGGTGTTCTCAATTGGGTTGTTTAGCATATACTTGACAATGCCAGCTGCTGAGTATGGTAAACTCAAGTTGCCTCGTTCACTTTCTGATCTCCGGATGCTCAA GGATAATATTGGAATGTATGCCCAAGTTTACCCAGCAAAATTCATTTTGGGTTACTGCTCAACATACATATTCATGCAGACATTTATGATTCCAGGGACGATTTTCATGTCCTTACTTGCTGGAGCACTTTTTGGTGTTCTCAGAGGGCTTTTCTTGGTTGTCTTTAACGCTACAGCCGGTGCATCATCCTGCTATTTTCTGTCTAAATTAATTGGCAGGCCTATAGTTAACTGGTTGTGGCCTGAAAAATTGAGATTTTTCCAGGCAGAG ATAGCCAAGCGTCGGGATAAGTTGCTCAACTATATGCTGTTTTTGAGAATAACTCCAACATTGCCAAACCTTTTCATCAATTTGGCATCTCCTATTGTGGATATACCATTCCATATATTCTTCACGGCCACATTGGTTGGTCTCATTCCAGCCTCATATATTACAGTCAAG GCGGGTCTAGCTCTTGGCGATCTGAAGTCAGTCAAGGATCTGTATGATTTCAAGACCTTGTCTGTGCTCTTCCTCATTGGTTTTATCTCAATAATACCTACCATCTTGAAGAGGAAGAAAATATACGAATAG
- the LOC107781915 gene encoding large ribosomal subunit protein bL21c, with translation MATVSLCSSPSTTVLSKNQTFLNTLSVPKAISNVTFLSHSLSALSLRSSKPNSFVPKFSQSEASVAEVVAESEEPVISPVVEASSSSLEPKREEVFAVVMVGSRQYIVFPGRYIYTQRLKGANVNDKIILNKVLLVGTKTSTWVGKPVVQNAAVHAVVEEQLKDKKVVVFKYKKKKNYRRNIGHRQPITRIRIMGITGYQDSPAVTLADLEAAK, from the exons ATGGCTACCGTTTCACTGTGTTCTTCGCCCTCAACAACAGTACTATCCAAGAACCAAACTTTTCTCAACACCCTTTCTGTTCCCAAAGCAATTTCCAATGTTACATTTCTATCTCATTCACTTTCTGCTCTCAGTCTCCGTTCCTCTAAACCCAATTCTTTTGTGCCCAAATTCTCACAATCTGAAGCTTCAGTTGCTGAAGTTGTAGCTGAATCAGAAGAGCCTGTAATTTCCCCAGTTGTGGAAGCCTCCTCCTCCAGCTTGGAACCTAAACGAGAAGAAGTGTTTGCTGTTGTTATG GTCGGATCTCGACAATATATCGTCTTTCCTGGGCGGTATATCTACACCCAGAGGCTTAAAGGTGCAAATGTCAATGACAAG ATTATCCTAAACAAGGTGTTACTAGTGGGAACGAAAACAAGTACTTGGGTTGGAAAACCAGTAGTGCAAAATGCAGCAGTCCACGCTGTTGTTGAAGAGCAG TTGAAAGATAAGAAGGTTGTTGTCTTCAagtataagaagaaaaagaactacAGAAGGAACATTGGTCACAGACAG CCGATTACTCGGATAAGAATAATGGGTATTACTGGTTATCAAGACTCACCAGCAGTCACTCTAGCAGACTTGGAAGCTGCCAAGTGA